The Verrucomicrobiia bacterium sequence ACTCCCTTAAAGAAAAACGCGTGTCGAACCCGATATAGATAAGACGTCACCAGGAAAGAAGTGCTTCAAAAAAAATTCTTTTGTCTTTTTACCCTAAGCTTGCCGGTGAGAGAGGTTATTGCTAAGGGAATAAGATGCGTTTTTTAGTAACAGGCGGAGCAGGCTTCATTGGATCACATTTTTGTGATTGGGCATTGCAAGCGGGTCATGAAGTTACCATTATTGATGATTTTAATGATTTTTATGATCCAGCTATTAAACGTTCTAATATTAAAGGGATCATTCGAGACATTCATTTAATCGAGGGCGATATTCGTGACAAGACAGCTGTGAAACGGGCTTTTACTGAGAAGCCTGTGGATGCGGTGGTGCATATTGCGGCGCGAGCTGGGGTGCGACCTTCAATTCAAAATCCGCAATTATATGTGGAAACCAATGTGTTGGGCACTTTGAATTTGCTAGAGGCTTGTCGCGAATTAGAGATTAAAAAATTTATTTTTGCTTCGACCTCTTCGATTTATGGAGTGAATCCTAAAGTGCCGTTTAGCGAGGATGATTTGGTGCAATCGACCATTTCTCCTTATGCTTCGACCAAGCTTTGTTGTGAGCAGCTTTGTTCGAATTATTCGCGTCTTTATG is a genomic window containing:
- a CDS encoding GDP-mannose 4,6-dehydratase, with translation MRFLVTGGAGFIGSHFCDWALQAGHEVTIIDDFNDFYDPAIKRSNIKGIIRDIHLIEGDIRDKTAVKRAFTEKPVDAVVHIAARAGVRPSIQNPQLYVETNVLGTLNLLEACRELEIKKFIFASTSSIYGVNPKVPFSEDDLVQSTISPYASTKLCCEQLCSNYSRLYGMQINCLRFFTVYGPRQRPDLAIHKFASALLQGKPIDQYGDGTTRRDYTYIEDIISGMVAAVNYDQTPYEIINLGENETTTLKRLIELLEQELGVRAKINQLPDQPGDVPVTYANISKAKRLFGYHPQTKIEAGIKKFVKWLKSSESL